The segment GGAGCAGGACAAATTTGGTAAGCAAACTTAACTTCTTTAGGGAATAATAATATTCCAGTACCATTTTAACATCATAACTTAATAAGTGCAATAGTACATAACTAGCGGATACCATTATATTGTGTAACGTCTACCGtgtaacaaaaataaaacaaacattgattttCGAACCATCTGATTAAAATCTTCAGAGCTATTTGTAATACTTTGGTGTCTCAGGTCTGTAGCTGGGACCTGAATAATATTTCGGAGCTTCGCTGTAGGTAGCTGTGGGGTAGTActggagccttggtggtgtagtactcgggagccttggtggtgtagtactcgggagccttggtggtgtagtactcgggagccttggtgtggtgtagtactcgggagccttggtggtgtagtactccgggagccttggtggtgtagtactcgggagccttggtggtgtagtactcgggagccttggtggtgtagtactcgggagccttggtggtgtagtactccgggagccttggtggtgtagtactcgggagccttggtggtgtagtactcgggagccttggtggtgtagtactcgggagccttggtggtgtagtactcgggagccttggtggtgtagtactcgggagccttggtggttgagccttggtggtgtagtaacttggagcCGGATAGAACTTTggagcttcagtgtagtaagaaGGAGCAGCATAAGTGGTAGGGTAGTATTCGGCCTTCTCCACTGCGTAGTACTCCGGGGCCTTAGTGGTATAATAAGAAGTGGCAGTGTAGTATTGTggtgcctcggtgtagtagctttGTTTGGAATATGTGGTGTAGTAAACCggagcttcggtgtagtaactaGGAGCCAAATATTTTGGAGCCTCGGGGTAGGATGCCGGAGCAGCATAGGTTGTGTAATAGCTGGGCTCGGTGTAGTAAGATGGCGCAACCGTGGTGTAATAAGACGGAGCAGAGTAGTACTgtggagcctcggtgtagtatgTGGGCTCACTGTAGTAAGATTGGGAAGTTCCAGCGTAGTAAGTCGGAGCTACGTAGTACTTAGCTACTTccgttgtggtgtagtatgcAACAGTGGTGGTGGTGTAGCTGGGCTCAGCATAGTACTTGGGAGCTCTGTAGTACTCCGGTGCCTTTGTTGCTAAGTATTTGggtgcctcggtgtagtagcttggaggAGCGTATGTTGTGGTGGAATAAACTGGTGCCTCTGCGTAGTAACTTGGAGCCGAGTAATACTTCGGGGGTTCAGTGTAGTAGGCCGGAGCAGCATacgttgtggtgtagtattcggGTGCCTTGGTCGTATAGTACTTGGgcgcctcggtgtagtagctgggggCAGCATATGTTGTCGTGTAATACTccggagccttggtggtgtagtagctgggggCTGCATACGTCGTGGTGTAGTATGGCGCTTGACTCGTGTAGTACCCGGAAGATGAGCCCATCGGTCCACCCATGGCTTTTCCAGCAATCAAGGAAACAACTGCCAGCAAGATCATTGTGGCGCAGTTGGCTGTaacaagaaaatgtaaatcatTTCAGTTCCTTATCCTATTTAAATGCAACGTAGTTACACACACATTcatttcattgaaaaaaaccaaTCTTGTTTTGAGTTTCAATTGCTACGATACGATCGAAATAAAACGTCAAATTACCCATAGTTGCTAAGTTGAAGAACGCAATGTGAAACACAACCGACAGAAAATTTAATGTTGTTGCTGGAGTGTCCAAGTGCCTTACTACACTGACTTAATGCACCGTTGTCTTCTCTTTTTATATGGTTTTACAGTCACCCTGTTTCGATTCATTAGCCTGCGGTTACAACACGTGCACCTGTCAGGTAATGACGTAATAGCCAATATTCTAACCCCACCCTTTTGACTGATCCTTTTGTATAGGAATGTTATGAAGGGGCACAAGTGAGCTCAATAAACTGATTCAGTATAGAACAAggaaagtaaattgggatttctctttaaaatatataatGCCATGAGAAAGGTGAATGTGAATTGTACAGAAACGTATAAGCTCATCATGAAAGCGTACGGGTATGACATCCATCGTGACAACCGGATGgatgataataataaactCAAATTTTCCAGCTACGTTTGATACGATCATTTTCCAGATCCGGAAATTGAAAATACGGAATCTTTTCAGCGGCCTGGATCATTGGACGCATTGGGCTCGTGTTGGTGTGAATCTTTGCTTACGTCATCCCACCTGAAAAGCTCATGTGCTAAACTCTAGCAACGGTATgtttaagtaaaatttcagGGCTGGATCAGTGTAGTTGCTTGGGGCGGAATGACGCTtcggagcctcggtgtagtagctaggaTTCGGCCTTTGTTGTAGTGTAGTAGTAAACCGGAGCTTCGGAATGCTAGCTTGAAATCAGTTGGTATTTAAGTGTAGGTTTGAACGTAGGatgtggtggtgtagtaggagGGCGTTATAGTCATGTACAACTTCCTACTACAGGAACGTTGTGATAACTGAGATCAAATAATCAAAGACAAACAGAATATCTTTGAATGTACTGGCGTAACTGATTCATCTCGACATCTTCTATTTTCGCCACACACTTGGAAAAACACTTAACTGATGCATGAACACAATAGTGTCGACATCGGCCGCAAGGTGATATGGAGGATTCTTGCATGTCATTAACGGTGttgatgcgtgatgccacacccTAAATCGTGAGTGCTTGAAAGCAAtacgaaattttaaacatttaattaagttatttgttttatagtcaaGTCAAATGATATTCATCACTGTTTTCCcaataatgttcatttaagacattGCGTAAtattttctcagaatttaaatgggagTTAGTTTTATGTCGGAAATTGCCCGATTTTTTTATCAACGTGGTTTGGTGCCTaaattcacggtatataagagttgagtgcatttctatgtgtagcggcacttgaaatgactgggtatggcaccctcccaatgttgggattgctagtaaccaagagtctgcaagcaaatacaactcgaaaggtcaagcgttggtatgggattggcccaccattccaatgcaaggctgaatagagaggtaagagctatcagctgatgtcacgatgtgggtcatatagtacagcaatatgatccGGGCCAACATCGTGACAGGTCTGGAGGATACTAGCATGTCATTCAAGAGCTTAGCgcaacacttttttttttttttttcaacaactaTAATTCAAACTGGCAAACTAAAACTTCTAACATCTAGTCCGAATATTGAAGCATTTCCCTAAATTAGAAATTTCAGGTTAAACAGCACAAGAGATTTAAAGATGCCCAATAAATTCTCTATGCCAATGGGCTAACGTAATGAATGAAGTCAATATTCTGTACTACCTATCTGAAGATATAATGtcataaacaaaatatttctaaaataTTGAACTGTAAATTAATGTTCAGAATTACAAAGCCGTTCAGagtaaaattgaaattgcctTCACCCACCTTATTTGATAAAGAATAGAAACAATAATGGATTAGGTAACGATATACATTTGTATTCATCATTTCATTGAGTAACCACAATGGTATGGAACGACTAGTGAATGCATAAATATATATCAAGGAAATACTTAATTTGGAACGAGGACTGCCAATGAATAAACAAAATCCAATTGACACTTCATCGAGCTAGATGGACAACACAATCTTAACAATTAATAGTACTTTGGtggctcagtgtagtaagatGGGGTTGCATATGTTGGGTAGTAGGCTGGAGCGTCGGTGTAGTAACTGGGAGCAGCGTAAGTGGTAGTGTAGTAACTGGGAGCAGCGTAAGTGGTAGTGTAGTAACTGGGAGCAGCGTAAGTGGTAGTGTAGTAACTGGGAGCAGCGTAGGTGGTAGTGTAGTACTCTGGCGcttttgtggtgtagtatttgggGGCTTCAGTTTGGTAGTAAATTGGGGCTGAGTAATACTTGGGTGCCTCGGTATAGTAGCTGGGAGCATAATACGTTGTAGTGTAGTACTCGGgggccttggtggtgtagtactcgggggccttggtggtgtagtactcgggggccttggtggtgtagtactcgggagcggAGTAAGTCGTAGTGTAATAGACGGGAGattcggtgtagtagcttaaTAAAGCTTTTCTCTTTATAAAACTTGTGTAGAAAACAAGTGTCATGGTGAATCGAGTTTGTTTCACGATAGGCCTGAAGGCCTACAGAACACCTTTACACCTAGACGTACAGTAGACCATAGGGTAATT is part of the Daphnia magna isolate NIES unplaced genomic scaffold, ASM2063170v1.1 Dm_contigs596, whole genome shotgun sequence genome and harbors:
- the LOC123469334 gene encoding extensin-2-like (The sequence of the model RefSeq protein was modified relative to this genomic sequence to represent the inferred CDS: added 257 bases not found in genome assembly) — encoded protein: MANCATMILLAVVSLIAGKAMGGPMGSSSGYYTSQAPYYTTTYAAPSYYTTKAPEYYTTTYAAPSYYTEAPKYYTTKAPEYYTTTYAAPAYYTEPPKYYSAPSYYAEAPVYSTTTYAPPSYYTEAPKYLATKAPEYYRAPKYYAEPSYTTTTVAYYTTTEVAKYYVAPTYYAGTSQSYYSEPTYYTEAPQYYSAPSYYTTVAPSYYTEPSYYTTYAAPASYPEAPKYLAPSYYTEAPVYYTTYSKQSYYTEAPQYYTATSYYTTKAPEYYAVEKAEYYPTTYAAPSYYTEAPKFYPAPSYYTTKAPEYYTTKAPEYYTTKAPEYYTTKAPEYYTTAKAPEYYTTKAPEYYTTKAPEYYTTKAPGYYTTKAPEYYTTKAPEYYTTKAPEYYT